From Hyla sarda isolate aHylSar1 chromosome 5, aHylSar1.hap1, whole genome shotgun sequence, a single genomic window includes:
- the NRM gene encoding nurim, which yields MSAGAEAAYSGSQVPSKLTCLSLGVVSVLCFVAGFGTGVEFVRFLSFGTIFKEASGGGAEDEPPVSWRDAIGDASFLRSLGINVALLVLFVIQHSLMAWPAVKDVVGKVFGVLQRSAYILCTAASLQIMMRYWQPFPRGPHLWNVSTAPWSAWLPLLCALLHTISWLLIFSVLLIFDYAELMGVKQVYYHCLGMGDPLSHKSPRAARLYAHLRHPIYLELLVILWAVPSLGPDRLILATALTLYLTLVHRLDVQDYSYLRSQLEKKFTLFSREELSSEYSALWKKD from the coding sequence ATGTCGGCAGGAGCTGAAGCCGCTTATTCCGGTTCCCAGGTGCCGTCGAAGCTGACGTGTCTGTCCCTGGGAGTGGTCTCTGTCCTCTGCTTCGTGGCAGGTTTCGGCACCGGGGTTGAGTTTGTGCGCTTCCTGTCTTTCGGCACCATATTTAAGGAGGCCAGCGGAGGAGGAGCGGAGGATGAGCCCCCTGTATCGTGGCGAGACGCCATCGGAGACGCCTCCTTCCTGCGTTCTCTTGGGATAAACGTTGCGTTGCTGGTATTATTCGTCATCCAGCATAGCCTCATGGCCTGGCCTGCGGTGAAGGACGTAGTGGGGAAGGTGTTTGGGGTCCTGCAGAGGTCCGCGTACATCCTGTGCACCGCGGCATCCCTGCAGATCATGATGCGGTACTGGCAGCCCTTCCCCCGCGGACCCCATCTCTGGAACGTCTCCACGGCCCCCTGGAGCGCTTGGCTCCCCCTGCTGTGCGCACTTCTCCATACCATATCGTGGCTCCTTATATTCAGCGTCCTGCTGATCTTCGACTATGCAGAACTGATGGGGGTCAAGCAGGTCTATTACCATTGCTTAGGAATGGGGGACCCCCTGTCTCACAAGTCGCCCCGCGCTGCCCGCCTGTACGCCCACCTCCGCCACCCCATCTACCTGGAGCTCCTGGTCATCCTCTGGGCCGTGCCGTCTCTCGGTCCTGACCGTCTGATCCTCGCCACCGCCCTGACCCTCTACCTGACCCTTGTCCACCGCCTGGACGTGCAGGATTACAGCTACCTCCGCTCCCAGCTGGAGAAGAAGTTCACGCTCTTCTCGCGAGAGGAATTGAGCTCCGAATATAGCGCCTTATGGAAAAAAGACTGA